Proteins from a single region of Runella sp. SP2:
- a CDS encoding GxxExxY protein: protein MPTKTYLKDLTYQVNGAAIEVHKALGPGLLENVYHKCLKHELQLRGIIFQSEMLVPVLYKGVNVQADLRCDLFVENCLVVELKAVDAVLPLFEAQLMTYMKLLKAPLGLLINFNATHIFSQGQKTYVNEYYRELADK, encoded by the coding sequence ATGCCAACCAAGACATACCTAAAAGATTTGACATACCAAGTCAATGGAGCGGCAATTGAAGTACACAAAGCCCTCGGCCCTGGACTGCTAGAAAATGTGTATCATAAGTGCCTAAAACACGAGTTACAGCTACGTGGTATCATTTTCCAATCAGAAATGCTTGTGCCCGTTTTGTACAAAGGTGTGAACGTGCAAGCTGACTTACGATGTGATTTGTTTGTTGAAAACTGCCTAGTCGTTGAGTTAAAAGCTGTTGATGCCGTTTTGCCGCTGTTTGAAGCGCAATTGATGACCTATATGAAATTACTTAAAGCTCCACTGGGGTTGTTAATCAATTTTAACGCTACTCATATTTTCAGTCAAGGGCAAAAAACGTACGTGAACGAGTATTACAGAGAATTAGCTGATAAATAG
- a CDS encoding NrtR DNA-binding winged helix domain-containing protein, giving the protein MQDELSTYPRPSVTIDCVVFGYDGEQLSILLLNRRAEPFANQWTLPGGFLRLEETFEEAAQRILKEKTGIENLFLEQLYTFGGLSRDPRGRVLSVAYYALVNPAKYQLMVGQMANDLRWFNWKQLPSLGFDHENIAQVAQARLAAKIQYRPIGFELLNAQFTMSELQALHECILDEPLDRRNFHKRMMASGLLRSTGERREGLKSRPAELFEFIP; this is encoded by the coding sequence ATGCAAGACGAACTATCAACATATCCTCGCCCTTCGGTTACTATCGACTGCGTTGTATTTGGTTACGATGGCGAACAGCTTTCGATTTTGTTGCTCAATCGCCGAGCTGAACCATTTGCCAATCAATGGACGCTACCAGGTGGTTTTTTACGCTTGGAAGAAACGTTTGAAGAGGCAGCACAACGGATTTTGAAGGAGAAAACGGGGATTGAAAATCTATTTTTAGAGCAATTATACACCTTTGGAGGGCTTTCGCGTGACCCTAGAGGTCGGGTCCTTTCGGTGGCCTATTACGCGTTGGTCAACCCTGCAAAATACCAATTGATGGTCGGGCAAATGGCGAATGACTTACGGTGGTTTAATTGGAAACAGCTCCCTTCGCTTGGGTTTGACCACGAGAACATTGCTCAGGTGGCGCAGGCGCGTTTAGCTGCCAAAATTCAGTACCGACCCATTGGTTTTGAATTGTTGAATGCCCAATTTACAATGAGCGAATTGCAGGCTTTGCACGAATGTATTTTGGACGAACCCCTCGACCGCCGCAATTTTCACAAACGCATGATGGCTTCGGGCCTATTGCGAAGCACAGGCGAGCGCCGAGAAGGGCTAAAAAGTCGTCCTGCTGAATTGTTTGAGTTTATCCCTTGA
- a CDS encoding DUF547 domain-containing protein gives MRSFAFILFFVVGLFGSCTATPTSTAAPVDHSAWDKLLKKHVNDKGFVNYTAFKKDYDELKKYLDMLSASAPNNKWTKEEQLAYWINAYNAFTVQLILDHYPGISTIKDIGSKIKIPFVSDAWTVNFIVIGGKKMNLNDIEHGIIRKKFDEPRIHFALVCAAKSCPPLRNEAFTADQLNKQLDEQGRDFLNDKSKNNIRKDKAELSKILTWYGGDFTKKMPIVEWVNKYSTVKIDKSTPVSYMDYDWELNGK, from the coding sequence ATGCGCAGTTTCGCTTTTATTCTGTTTTTTGTCGTGGGGCTATTTGGTAGTTGTACTGCTACGCCAACCTCAACGGCCGCTCCCGTAGATCATTCGGCGTGGGACAAACTTCTCAAAAAACACGTAAACGACAAAGGATTTGTCAATTATACGGCGTTTAAAAAGGATTACGACGAGCTCAAAAAGTACTTGGATATGCTTAGTGCAAGCGCTCCTAACAATAAATGGACGAAAGAAGAGCAGTTGGCGTACTGGATTAATGCCTACAATGCCTTTACGGTTCAGCTTATTCTTGACCACTACCCTGGGATTTCTACTATCAAAGACATTGGCTCTAAAATTAAAATCCCGTTTGTGAGCGATGCGTGGACGGTCAATTTTATCGTCATTGGTGGAAAAAAAATGAACCTGAACGACATCGAACACGGAATTATTCGCAAAAAATTTGACGAACCTCGTATTCACTTTGCGTTGGTTTGCGCGGCAAAATCGTGCCCACCGCTGCGTAATGAGGCGTTTACAGCCGATCAACTCAACAAGCAACTTGATGAGCAAGGGAGAGATTTCTTGAATGATAAGTCTAAAAACAACATCCGCAAAGACAAAGCAGAATTATCGAAGATTTTGACGTGGTACGGCGGCGATTTTACCAAAAAAATGCCGATAGTGGAGTGGGTGAATAAATACTCGACGGTAAAAATAGACAAAAGTACCCCCGTATCTTACATGGATTATGATTGGGAGTTGAATGGGAAGTAG
- a CDS encoding SDR family oxidoreductase: MNLDLTHKTAIVCGSTQGIGRASAVELALLGANVTLMARNEASLQATLSALDTSKGQIHRYLVADFASSSLVKNAIDAYLAEFPEVHILVNNTGGPTGGPIIDAAPEQFLATFEMHLVNNQLLAQAVVPAMKKAGFGRIINVISTSVKQPIVGLGVSNTIRWAVASWAKTLSLEIGKFGITVNNVLPGYTKTGRLDSVNKMRAQATGKTVEEIATQLEAEIPIGRFAEAEEVAAAVAFLCSPAAAAISGINLPVDGGKTANL, translated from the coding sequence ATGAATCTTGACTTAACCCACAAAACTGCCATTGTCTGCGGAAGTACCCAAGGAATTGGGCGTGCTTCGGCCGTCGAGCTTGCCCTTTTAGGAGCCAATGTCACGCTCATGGCACGTAATGAAGCCTCGTTACAAGCAACTTTGTCGGCACTTGACACAAGCAAAGGACAAATCCACCGCTATCTTGTCGCCGATTTTGCCAGTAGTAGTTTGGTAAAAAACGCCATCGACGCCTATTTAGCCGAATTTCCTGAAGTTCACATTTTGGTCAACAATACAGGTGGCCCCACGGGTGGCCCTATCATCGACGCTGCCCCCGAGCAATTTTTGGCTACTTTTGAAATGCACCTCGTCAACAACCAACTTTTGGCGCAAGCCGTTGTCCCTGCCATGAAAAAAGCAGGTTTTGGCCGAATTATCAACGTCATTTCAACTTCCGTAAAACAACCTATTGTGGGGTTGGGCGTGTCTAATACAATTCGTTGGGCGGTAGCGAGTTGGGCAAAAACGCTTTCGCTCGAAATCGGCAAATTTGGCATTACGGTCAACAACGTTTTGCCTGGTTATACCAAAACGGGGCGCTTGGATTCGGTGAACAAGATGCGCGCCCAAGCGACGGGCAAAACGGTCGAAGAAATCGCCACTCAACTCGAAGCTGAAATACCCATTGGTCGTTTTGCCGAAGCCGAAGAAGTCGCCGCCGCCGTGGCCTTTTTGTGCAGTCCCGCTGCCGCTGCCATCAGCGGTATCAACCTGCCCGTAGATGGCGGAAAAACCGCAAACCTTTAA
- a CDS encoding ribose-phosphate pyrophosphokinase: MNLNLITPQKSEIAFKSFTFPDGQPHLQLEALPADTKHVHILTRLSTMNDVFLCLAAKNALDYAGVEAVDVTISYLMAARMDRVMTEGEPFSLKIVADMLNAGQFRKVHIFDPHSDVATALVHRSVAISNVTLVKMAMKTFLNLTNNDGYYLVSPDSGALKKVYKIAASIGAERVAECIKFRDVKTGQLSGFKTFEEDFGQRPCFIIDDICDGGGTFAGLAALLKSRNAGKVILIVSHGIFSRGFDIAGIDGIFSTNSFKEFTETPSSLRIFPVESVL, encoded by the coding sequence ATGAACCTTAACTTAATTACGCCACAAAAAAGCGAAATAGCTTTCAAAAGCTTTACTTTTCCCGACGGACAGCCGCACCTTCAATTGGAGGCTCTTCCCGCCGACACCAAGCACGTGCATATTTTGACACGTTTATCAACCATGAACGATGTATTTCTCTGCCTTGCCGCCAAAAATGCCCTCGATTATGCAGGCGTTGAGGCGGTAGATGTGACTATATCTTACCTAATGGCAGCTCGTATGGACCGAGTGATGACGGAAGGAGAGCCGTTTTCGCTGAAAATTGTGGCTGATATGCTCAATGCAGGGCAATTTCGTAAAGTCCACATTTTTGACCCACATTCCGACGTTGCTACGGCGCTTGTTCATCGTTCGGTAGCAATTTCTAACGTAACGTTGGTAAAAATGGCAATGAAAACATTTCTCAATCTTACCAATAACGACGGTTATTATTTGGTTTCGCCCGATTCAGGTGCATTAAAAAAGGTATATAAAATTGCAGCATCGATAGGTGCAGAGCGGGTGGCGGAATGTATCAAATTTAGGGATGTAAAAACGGGACAATTGTCAGGTTTTAAGACGTTTGAAGAAGATTTTGGCCAACGACCTTGTTTTATCATTGATGATATTTGTGACGGTGGCGGTACTTTTGCGGGACTGGCCGCACTTTTAAAAAGTCGAAACGCTGGCAAAGTAATATTGATTGTCAGTCATGGTATTTTTAGCCGAGGGTTTGATATTGCAGGAATAGATGGCATATTTAGTACCAATTCTTTCAAAGAATTTACTGAAACTCCGTCTTCGCTACGAATCTTCCCCGTAGAATCAGTTCTGTAA
- a CDS encoding S-adenosyl-l-methionine hydroxide adenosyltransferase family protein — translation MKKLITAITAWIFAFTLYAQPKTVVFQTDFGLKDGAVSAMKGVAMGVNSALRLFDLTHEIPAYNIWEAAYRLEQTATYWPKGTVFVSVVDPGVGTDRKSVVLKTKSGHFFVGPDNGSFSLVAESLGIQEVREIDEAINRRRNSQGSYTFHGRDVYAFTAARLAAGVITLGQVGTRLSNEVVQIPYQKAVVEEDAIIGTIPILDVQYGNVWTNIPAEMVKKWGLTAGKKIMVTVWDGDKEVFRGEMPFANTFGEVPEGQNLCYLNSLMNFSFAVNMGDFSTKYSVKSGPNWKVKLEKR, via the coding sequence ATGAAAAAACTCATCACTGCAATCACAGCATGGATTTTTGCCTTTACCCTGTACGCCCAACCCAAAACCGTGGTTTTTCAAACTGATTTTGGCTTGAAAGACGGGGCTGTATCGGCCATGAAGGGCGTGGCCATGGGCGTAAACTCCGCGTTACGGTTGTTTGATTTGACCCACGAAATTCCTGCATATAACATTTGGGAAGCTGCGTACCGCCTCGAACAAACTGCAACCTACTGGCCCAAAGGAACGGTATTTGTGTCGGTGGTGGACCCAGGCGTGGGAACCGACCGTAAATCGGTAGTGCTAAAAACTAAAAGCGGGCATTTTTTTGTAGGGCCCGACAACGGGAGTTTTTCTTTGGTGGCAGAGTCGTTGGGGATTCAGGAAGTGCGAGAGATTGACGAAGCCATCAATCGAAGACGTAATTCACAAGGCTCTTATACCTTTCATGGGCGCGATGTGTATGCGTTTACGGCGGCGCGGTTGGCCGCGGGTGTCATTACGCTGGGGCAAGTAGGGACGCGTCTGTCCAACGAAGTGGTTCAAATTCCTTATCAAAAAGCGGTGGTGGAGGAAGATGCCATTATTGGAACTATCCCAATTTTGGACGTTCAGTACGGCAACGTTTGGACAAATATCCCCGCTGAAATGGTGAAAAAGTGGGGTTTAACGGCAGGTAAAAAGATAATGGTGACGGTTTGGGATGGCGACAAAGAAGTGTTTCGAGGAGAAATGCCTTTTGCCAATACGTTTGGGGAAGTGCCCGAAGGGCAAAATCTTTGTTATTTGAATAGCTTGATGAACTTCTCTTTTGCTGTCAATATGGGTGATTTTTCTACTAAATACAGTGTAAAAAGCGGTCCTAATTGGAAAGTAAAGCTAGAAAAACGCTGA
- the rhaM gene encoding L-rhamnose mutarotase — MEKVAFLMKLKPGFEAEYKKRHDEIWPELSAVLTEAGVYDYSIYLDRATGILFAVQKRTENNTADDLPNHPVVKKWWAYMADIMDTNPDNSPVSTSIECVFHMD, encoded by the coding sequence ATGGAAAAAGTTGCTTTTTTAATGAAACTAAAGCCTGGTTTTGAGGCTGAGTATAAAAAACGCCACGACGAAATCTGGCCCGAACTCTCCGCAGTGCTCACCGAGGCGGGAGTTTATGATTATTCGATTTATTTAGACCGTGCCACGGGTATTTTGTTTGCCGTTCAAAAACGTACCGAAAACAACACCGCCGACGACCTCCCCAACCACCCTGTTGTCAAAAAATGGTGGGCATACATGGCCGACATCATGGACACCAACCCCGACAACTCACCCGTGAGTACGTCCATCGAGTGTGTATTTCACATGGATTAA
- a CDS encoding DUF1343 domain-containing protein, with protein MTSPRSLRALIDTLKTNHQNVGLLCNQTAFLFEEKMYLMDWLAKEKVLKTIFVPEHGLFSELQDQEALENAEIYHFWEDVSCVSLYGHDELSLKVSPEKVEELDDILIDIQDVGCRYFTYLTTIAYLFETLTRCQRPPRVWVIDHPNPAGRQVEGSPISATYASFIGHEGLLHRHGLTLGEIALWLKGFYGGTFDLQVLMGASPDYFMQIYPSPNFPSLQTAKLYSGQCLFEATILSEGRGTTRPFEIVGAPFLRWETLHRIKHDVEHLSKEYGWFNYVLRPLQFIPTFHKYANELCGGFQIHLSTQAKNHSLLSSLLLLRVFNEYVPNLWRAGAYEKGNPRTASEILVGDELLIDFVQGKQPLLEVVSCLKGSESQWINSVRHLSKEPLFSLL; from the coding sequence ATGACATCACCTCGTTCGTTACGTGCGCTCATTGATACCCTCAAAACCAACCACCAAAACGTAGGGCTTTTGTGCAACCAAACCGCCTTTTTGTTTGAAGAAAAAATGTATTTGATGGATTGGTTGGCCAAAGAAAAAGTGCTGAAAACGATTTTTGTGCCCGAACATGGCCTTTTTTCTGAATTACAAGATCAAGAAGCCTTGGAAAATGCCGAAATCTATCATTTTTGGGAAGATGTCAGCTGCGTTTCGTTGTATGGACACGATGAGCTGAGTTTGAAAGTTTCGCCCGAAAAGGTGGAGGAATTGGATGATATTCTGATTGATATTCAGGATGTTGGGTGTCGGTATTTTACCTATTTGACGACCATTGCGTATTTGTTTGAGACGCTTACCCGTTGCCAACGCCCGCCGCGCGTGTGGGTGATAGACCACCCTAATCCCGCAGGTCGCCAAGTGGAAGGCTCTCCCATTTCGGCTACTTATGCGTCCTTCATAGGGCATGAGGGGCTATTGCACCGCCACGGCCTGACGCTCGGTGAAATCGCACTGTGGCTAAAGGGGTTTTATGGAGGGACGTTTGACTTACAGGTGCTTATGGGGGCGTCTCCCGACTATTTTATGCAAATTTACCCTTCTCCCAATTTCCCTTCGTTGCAAACTGCCAAGCTTTACAGCGGTCAGTGTTTGTTTGAAGCCACCATTTTGAGCGAAGGACGTGGCACTACGCGCCCTTTTGAAATAGTGGGCGCCCCTTTTTTGCGCTGGGAAACCCTCCACCGCATCAAACATGATGTTGAACACCTAAGCAAAGAGTACGGTTGGTTCAATTACGTGTTGAGGCCGCTCCAGTTTATTCCTACTTTTCATAAATATGCCAACGAACTCTGCGGTGGTTTTCAAATACACCTTTCTACGCAAGCAAAAAACCATTCATTGTTGAGTTCACTGCTGTTGCTACGCGTCTTTAACGAATACGTTCCGAATCTTTGGCGAGCAGGCGCTTACGAAAAAGGGAATCCGCGTACGGCGTCGGAGATTTTGGTTGGGGACGAATTGTTGATTGATTTTGTACAGGGTAAACAGCCGCTTTTAGAGGTAGTTTCTTGTTTAAAAGGTTCTGAAAGTCAATGGATTAATTCTGTTAGGCATTTGTCAAAAGAACCTCTTTTTTCGTTGCTTTAG
- a CDS encoding MaoC family dehydratase produces the protein MKLSIGDTYEYEFRFSQEEVIAFAQLTGDDNPLHLDHDYAATTPFKRPIIHGMLGASVFTKIIGTRFPGYGSIYVGQTFQFLRPMFVDTDYKVKFTVQSLNPEKHTGEILGEVFDVTTGKITTKGVATLMHKEKI, from the coding sequence ATGAAACTTTCCATTGGCGATACGTACGAGTACGAATTCCGTTTTTCACAAGAAGAAGTAATTGCGTTTGCTCAGCTTACGGGCGACGACAATCCTTTGCACTTAGACCACGACTACGCTGCTACAACGCCCTTCAAACGCCCGATTATCCACGGGATGCTAGGCGCTAGTGTTTTCACCAAAATCATTGGTACTCGTTTTCCTGGGTACGGTTCGATTTATGTGGGACAAACATTTCAGTTTTTACGCCCTATGTTTGTCGATACCGACTACAAAGTGAAGTTTACCGTACAAAGCCTCAACCCCGAAAAGCACACAGGCGAAATTCTAGGTGAGGTATTTGACGTAACGACGGGCAAAATCACAACCAAAGGCGTCGCAACGCTTATGCACAAAGAGAAGATATGA
- a CDS encoding PLP-dependent aspartate aminotransferase family protein: MHYSQIINELAEDREQYFNAVSPPIVQTSNFAFNDFASLRSAFEDEMSDYLYTRGMNPTVDILRKKLAALDEAEDALVLNSGASAIFCAVMSNVQAGDHIVSVQKPYTWAWKLFDNVLTRYNVTTTYIDGTRIEHFEEALQPNTKVIYLESPNSLTFELQDIEAVAKLAKSRGIITIIDNSYCTPIFQKPHRLGIDLCLQSATKYIGGHSDTVAGVLTGSKAMIKQIFDREAHNTGAFVSPFNAWLLLRGLRTLPIRLKQSAESTQKVLSFFKTHPKIEKVYFPLDPDFPQYELAKKQMTGASGLLTVAIKAESHAQIERFTFDLQHFLLAVSWGGHESLVLPKCAGLHPDDFDPNEQEHRLIRFYIGLEEADFLIEDLAQALDKL, translated from the coding sequence ATGCACTACTCCCAAATCATTAACGAACTCGCCGAAGACCGCGAACAGTACTTCAACGCCGTCAGCCCGCCGATTGTCCAAACCAGCAATTTTGCCTTCAACGACTTTGCTTCATTACGCAGCGCTTTTGAAGACGAAATGTCGGATTACCTCTATACACGAGGCATGAACCCTACGGTGGATATTCTCCGTAAAAAACTCGCTGCCCTCGACGAAGCCGAAGATGCCCTTGTTCTCAACAGCGGTGCTTCGGCTATTTTTTGCGCCGTCATGTCCAACGTCCAAGCGGGCGACCACATCGTTAGTGTTCAGAAACCCTACACTTGGGCCTGGAAACTGTTTGACAACGTACTGACTCGCTACAACGTCACAACTACTTACATCGATGGCACACGTATCGAACATTTTGAAGAGGCCCTTCAGCCCAACACCAAAGTCATTTATCTCGAATCGCCTAATAGCTTAACCTTCGAACTTCAAGACATTGAGGCCGTAGCGAAGTTGGCCAAATCGCGGGGCATCATTACCATTATCGACAACAGCTATTGCACCCCTATTTTCCAAAAACCGCACCGCCTTGGCATTGACCTTTGTCTGCAATCGGCCACCAAGTACATTGGCGGGCACTCCGACACGGTGGCGGGTGTGCTCACGGGCAGTAAAGCCATGATAAAACAGATTTTTGACCGTGAAGCCCACAATACAGGGGCTTTTGTGTCGCCTTTCAATGCGTGGTTGTTGCTGCGGGGCTTACGTACGTTGCCAATTCGCCTCAAACAAAGCGCAGAAAGCACCCAAAAAGTGTTGTCTTTTTTCAAAACTCACCCCAAAATTGAGAAAGTCTATTTTCCACTTGACCCCGATTTCCCTCAATACGAGCTTGCTAAAAAACAAATGACGGGCGCAAGCGGCCTACTCACAGTGGCCATCAAAGCCGAATCGCACGCCCAAATCGAACGTTTTACTTTTGATCTCCAACACTTTTTGTTGGCCGTAAGCTGGGGCGGGCACGAATCGCTGGTATTGCCCAAATGCGCAGGGTTACACCCCGACGACTTTGACCCTAATGAGCAAGAACACCGATTGATACGTTTTTACATTGGGCTGGAAGAAGCCGATTTTCTCATTGAAGATTTGGCTCAAGCATTAGACAAATTGTAG
- a CDS encoding nicotinate phosphoribosyltransferase, which produces MKTLPILLKDGYKVGHKFQYPDGTTLVYSNFTPRKSRNPEQNEIVFFGLQYFIKEYLIRQFDENFFQRPKAEVIQQYKRRIDNYLGKDCIPYDHVEALHDLGYLPLEIKALPEGSLVSMRVPVLTIRNTKPEFFWLTNMLETLMSTILWKPSTSATTAFEYFQTFINYAHETVGDDLSFVPWQGHDFSFRGMSGIEDAVMSGAGHLLSFTGTDTIPAIDFLENYYNADCEAELIGGSVPATEHSVMCMGTKDGEIETFERLITEVYPAGIVSIVSDTWDFWQVITEFLPKLKHQILAREGKVVIRPDSGDPIKIIVGDPAAPVGSPEYKGAIACMWETFGGSVTPQGFKLLDAHIGLIYGDSITPARQLAILEGLKQKGFASYNVVLGIGSYTYEYVTRDTFGFAMKATYGEVDGEGRDIFKDPKTDDGTKKSAKGLMAVHRDAITGKYVLQDQCTWEEEAQGELKTVFLDGKLTIDWTLSEIRTRVQQQL; this is translated from the coding sequence ATGAAAACACTTCCCATTTTACTAAAAGACGGTTACAAAGTAGGACACAAATTCCAATATCCCGACGGGACGACGTTGGTGTATTCTAACTTTACGCCTCGTAAATCACGAAACCCAGAACAAAACGAAATTGTATTTTTTGGGTTGCAGTATTTTATCAAAGAATACCTCATTCGCCAGTTTGATGAAAATTTCTTTCAACGCCCCAAAGCCGAAGTTATCCAACAATACAAGCGTCGTATTGATAACTATTTGGGAAAAGATTGTATTCCATACGACCACGTAGAAGCATTGCATGACTTGGGGTATTTGCCGCTCGAAATCAAGGCATTACCCGAAGGTAGCCTTGTGTCAATGCGCGTGCCTGTTCTGACGATTCGCAATACAAAACCTGAATTTTTTTGGTTGACCAACATGCTCGAAACCTTGATGAGTACCATTTTATGGAAACCGAGCACCTCGGCCACAACGGCATTTGAATACTTCCAAACGTTTATCAATTATGCCCACGAAACCGTGGGGGATGACCTTAGTTTTGTGCCTTGGCAAGGCCACGATTTCAGTTTTAGAGGGATGTCTGGTATTGAAGATGCGGTGATGAGTGGGGCAGGACATCTGCTGAGCTTTACGGGAACCGATACTATTCCTGCCATTGATTTCTTGGAAAATTACTATAACGCAGATTGTGAAGCAGAATTGATTGGTGGTTCGGTGCCTGCTACAGAGCATAGCGTGATGTGTATGGGGACAAAAGATGGTGAAATAGAGACCTTTGAGCGATTGATTACGGAGGTGTATCCCGCTGGAATTGTTTCTATCGTGAGCGATACGTGGGATTTTTGGCAAGTGATTACGGAGTTTTTACCTAAACTCAAACACCAAATTTTGGCCCGTGAGGGAAAAGTAGTCATTCGCCCTGATAGCGGTGATCCTATAAAAATTATCGTTGGTGACCCAGCAGCGCCCGTCGGTTCACCCGAATACAAAGGGGCGATAGCGTGTATGTGGGAAACGTTTGGGGGGAGCGTTACGCCTCAGGGTTTTAAGCTATTGGATGCGCATATTGGCCTTATTTACGGAGATAGCATTACGCCTGCGCGGCAACTAGCCATTTTAGAAGGACTAAAACAAAAAGGGTTTGCCAGTTATAATGTGGTACTCGGAATAGGTTCATACACCTACGAATACGTGACACGCGATACATTTGGTTTTGCGATGAAGGCGACTTACGGCGAAGTAGATGGCGAAGGGCGTGATATTTTTAAAGACCCTAAAACCGACGATGGGACTAAAAAATCGGCCAAAGGACTGATGGCGGTGCATCGGGATGCTATTACGGGCAAGTACGTATTGCAAGACCAATGTACGTGGGAGGAAGAAGCCCAAGGTGAGCTTAAAACGGTCTTTTTGGATGGAAAACTTACTATTGATTGGACACTGTCGGAGATACGAACACGGGTGCAGCAACAGCTTTAA
- a CDS encoding Gfo/Idh/MocA family protein — MNTPQETFNRREFIQKSSLATAGMLASSTLFANATPNAKRKVAMVGTGHRGTSMWGIPVVKEFGDVIEFVGLCDINPGRAETARKMLNVTCPLYTDFEKMMAETKPDILIVTTVDATHDKFIVRGMELGADIVTEKPMTTDEAKCQAILDTEKRTGKKVTVTFNYRYSPHRQKIYELLREGAIGTVTSVDFHWYLDVRHGADYFRRWHRLKENSGSLWVHKASHHFDLLNWWLESEPESVFAQGSLEHYGKNGALRGNNCRSCAHKNDCKFYWDVTKDKRLVSLYVDNEKHDGYLRDGCVFKEDINIFDKMAATIHYANGVNVSYSLTTYSPYEGYRIAFNGTKGRLEAWIKESGKMTIEPYDELMLSKNFGDVEYIKIPQAEGHGGGDARLRDKIFRNPNAPDTYRQSAGSRDGAMAILVGIGARKSIQTGQPVKISDLTDLKPKAVKA, encoded by the coding sequence ATGAACACTCCTCAAGAAACGTTTAATCGCCGCGAGTTTATTCAGAAATCTTCGTTGGCAACAGCAGGAATGCTCGCTTCTTCGACCTTGTTTGCCAATGCAACCCCCAACGCCAAACGCAAAGTAGCGATGGTCGGAACGGGTCACCGTGGGACGAGTATGTGGGGCATACCTGTGGTAAAAGAATTTGGTGACGTCATCGAATTTGTGGGCCTGTGCGACATCAACCCTGGCCGCGCCGAAACCGCCCGCAAAATGCTCAATGTCACCTGCCCGCTTTATACTGACTTTGAGAAAATGATGGCCGAAACCAAGCCTGATATTCTCATTGTAACAACGGTCGATGCTACGCACGATAAGTTTATTGTACGGGGGATGGAACTGGGTGCGGATATTGTTACCGAAAAGCCCATGACCACCGACGAAGCCAAGTGCCAGGCCATTTTGGATACCGAAAAACGTACGGGTAAAAAAGTGACAGTTACGTTCAACTACCGTTATTCACCGCACCGCCAAAAAATCTACGAACTCCTCCGTGAAGGCGCCATCGGGACTGTCACCTCCGTTGATTTCCACTGGTATTTGGACGTTCGCCACGGGGCAGACTACTTCCGCCGTTGGCACCGCCTCAAAGAAAACAGTGGTTCGTTATGGGTACACAAAGCCAGTCACCATTTTGATTTGCTCAACTGGTGGTTAGAATCGGAACCTGAGAGCGTTTTTGCGCAAGGTTCTTTGGAGCATTACGGTAAAAATGGAGCACTTAGAGGCAACAATTGCCGCAGTTGTGCCCACAAAAACGACTGTAAGTTTTACTGGGACGTGACGAAAGACAAACGTCTTGTCTCTCTATACGTCGATAATGAAAAGCACGATGGCTACTTACGCGATGGCTGTGTTTTCAAGGAAGACATCAATATTTTTGACAAAATGGCGGCAACCATTCATTATGCCAATGGCGTCAACGTAAGTTATTCACTGACGACTTATTCGCCTTACGAGGGCTACCGCATTGCTTTCAACGGAACAAAAGGCCGTTTGGAAGCTTGGATTAAGGAATCGGGCAAAATGACAATTGAACCGTACGATGAATTGATGTTGTCGAAGAACTTTGGCGATGTCGAATACATCAAAATTCCGCAAGCCGAAGGGCACGGCGGTGGAGATGCGCGCCTACGAGATAAGATTTTCCGCAACCCGAACGCGCCAGATACTTACCGCCAGTCGGCAGGTAGCCGCGACGGTGCCATGGCGATTTTGGTCGGAATCGGTGCTCGAAAAAGCATTCAAACGGGTCAACCTGTTAAAATTTCAGACCTTACCGACTTGAAGCCCAAAGCGGTGAAGGCATAG